A window of Luteolibacter flavescens contains these coding sequences:
- a CDS encoding IS5 family transposase: MMELSEDQLDMLCRLLPDEPARPKGGRPRTDKRKAIAGIFWILDNGAKWEDLPSEFGTKSSVHRAFQRWVNLGAFEQLLAEVGAMVEERGGFKLYECFIDGTFSKAKGGGDGIGGTKAGKGVKIMIMVDARGLPVAVNTGSASPHESKLVEPLFDFMVTVDFPERLVGDKAYDSDKLDETLAGLGVDMISPHRSNRKPGNRTQDGRKLRRYKRRWTVERTIGWLQNYRRLCIRWEKSTAMFQGFVNLTCSILLMKQVLG; this comes from the coding sequence ATGATGGAGCTTTCCGAAGACCAGCTTGATATGCTTTGCCGCCTGTTGCCCGACGAACCGGCCAGGCCGAAGGGCGGCAGGCCACGCACCGACAAGCGCAAGGCCATCGCGGGCATCTTCTGGATCCTCGACAATGGCGCTAAGTGGGAGGATCTACCCTCGGAATTCGGCACCAAGAGCTCGGTCCACCGTGCATTCCAGCGCTGGGTCAATCTCGGCGCGTTCGAGCAACTGCTCGCCGAAGTCGGCGCGATGGTCGAGGAACGCGGCGGCTTCAAGCTCTACGAGTGCTTCATCGACGGCACCTTCTCCAAGGCCAAGGGTGGCGGGGACGGGATCGGTGGCACCAAGGCGGGCAAAGGCGTGAAGATCATGATCATGGTCGACGCGAGGGGATTGCCGGTGGCGGTCAATACCGGCAGCGCGAGCCCGCATGAAAGCAAGCTGGTCGAGCCACTCTTCGACTTCATGGTCACGGTCGACTTTCCGGAGCGCCTTGTCGGAGACAAGGCCTACGACTCCGACAAGCTCGATGAGACCCTGGCCGGGCTGGGTGTGGACATGATCTCCCCCCATCGTTCCAACCGGAAGCCTGGGAACCGGACGCAGGATGGCCGCAAGCTGCGGCGCTACAAGCGACGCTGGACGGTGGAGCGCACGATCGGCTGGCTCCAGAACTACCGGCGGCTATGCATCCGCTGGGAGAAGTCGACGGCGATGTTCCAAGGATTCGTCAATCTGACATGCTCGATCCTGTTGATGAAACAGGTTTTGGGATAG
- a CDS encoding DMP19 family protein, with protein sequence MSTGYWSLVEPLWDDISIYDAPDVFLRQYAEAPERARLLFAAHWAQSEFMNGGLGQFFSNPTGVLAPEAVEAFRAMGMRHCADLLAEAMAFFGDPYPRDRQTREAILERYLEEQGGDAIPLLEQENAMAVHIEEEAGGFDDAADRYAAGG encoded by the coding sequence ATGAGCACCGGCTACTGGTCCCTCGTGGAGCCCCTCTGGGACGACATCAGCATCTACGATGCTCCCGATGTCTTCCTTCGCCAATACGCGGAAGCGCCGGAGAGGGCGCGACTGCTTTTCGCCGCCCACTGGGCGCAGTCCGAATTCATGAATGGCGGGCTGGGGCAATTCTTCTCAAATCCCACCGGCGTGCTGGCACCGGAGGCGGTGGAGGCCTTTCGCGCGATGGGCATGCGGCATTGCGCGGACCTGCTGGCGGAGGCGATGGCCTTCTTTGGCGATCCCTACCCGCGGGACCGTCAGACGCGGGAGGCGATCCTGGAGCGCTACCTGGAAGAGCAGGGCGGCGACGCCATCCCCCTCCTGGAGCAGGAGAATGCCATGGCAGTCCACATCGAGGAAGAAGCCGGCGGCTTCGACGATGCGGCGGACCGCTACGCGGCGGGCGGTTGA
- a CDS encoding GCN5 family acetyltransferase, with protein MKSPYPTVLAPEMVSKYPALAGAGGGYVWDEVLEYRVWCHPQRGAPDEFDGEDYYYAFETCEEALEFAKANPGSDEPLALILQKEHINETAEGEYVPVTEERRTEWPVEFLSRPRRTEHTIGDFLSPDAPPNRLEILRGLAPDPRAATAEPVGAVQPAPDSKPEGND; from the coding sequence ATGAAGAGTCCTTATCCAACGGTGCTCGCCCCTGAGATGGTAAGCAAATACCCGGCGCTCGCTGGCGCTGGCGGCGGCTACGTTTGGGACGAGGTGCTGGAGTATCGCGTGTGGTGCCATCCTCAACGCGGAGCACCAGACGAGTTTGATGGTGAGGATTACTACTACGCTTTTGAGACCTGCGAGGAGGCCCTTGAATTTGCAAAGGCCAATCCCGGGTCTGATGAACCACTGGCTCTGATCCTTCAGAAAGAGCACATCAACGAGACCGCAGAGGGCGAATATGTCCCTGTGACTGAGGAGCGCCGGACAGAGTGGCCGGTTGAGTTCCTGAGTCGGCCAAGGCGAACCGAGCATACGATCGGCGATTTCCTCTCCCCAGACGCTCCGCCGAACCGTCTTGAGATCCTCCGTGGACTCGCCCCGGATCCACGAGCAGCAACGGCGGAACCAGTCGGCGCTGTTCAACCCGCTCCGGATTCGAAGCCTGAGGGCAATGACTAA